One Haloferax litoreum genomic window, TCAGTGTTGCAGATATTACACAATTTCGAACAAGTGTACACTCGGATGAGTGTCTCTCTTCCTCCTCAGACGACTGGGACGTCTCTCGGTACGTCCTACAATTTCACGACGAGTTCGTGCAGTCGCGGCGACGCCCAACTACTGTTCACCGGCGTCGACTAGTCAGCGTTCGCATTATTTTGTGCTAACATATATCGACATTCTGGATTTACCATTACACGCGTACATCCGTAATAATTGATTGTCTGACGTTTCAGAAGCGAGTTGACACTTGGTGTCCAATATCCACCGCTTGGACTAGGTCAGTACGTTGGTAAATCGGGGGTGTGGGCAGGTAACAGAGCAACCAGTCTGATTTCCTCAACTAATCGTTATGCTTTGACACCTCGTACTTCGAACATGCAATTCAGTTCGTCTTCCGACTCGTGGAGTAGCGGCGCCCTTTCACGCTCGACAATCGGGTGGATTGCCGTTGGACTCCTGCTGTTAGGGGTCGTTGCGTGGGTTGCGTACTCTTATCTCGGGTGGGTTTTGTTCGGTCTGTTCACCTACTACGTTGGTCGACCCATCACGCGCCGTCTTAGCCGGTGGATTTCGTCACGGTCACTCGCCGCAGGTCTCACTCTCACGTTCATCATCGTTCCAATCTTACTGTTCATCGCTGCCTTCCTCTCAGTTGCCCTCGGACAAGCGCTCACGTTTCTCTCGTCCGATGCGGTTGCGACGGTCGTAGCCAACCTCCCAATTTCGACTACCGGCCTTCCCGAAGACCCCGTCGAACTCGTGGTCGCATTGTCCCAGAGCACGGACGTGTCATCAGCACTTGGGCAGTTTGGGGTCGCAGTCGGTGCGTTCGCGGCGACACTGTTCAACGTGTTTTTGATGCTCCTCTTTGCATTCTTCCTGCTCATCGAAGACCAAAAACTGTCGCGCTGGTTCCAGACGAACGTCCTTGGAACCGATTCGCTCGCCACCGATTACCTCCGCCGTGTGGACCGTGGCCTCACTTCCGTCTTCTTCGGATACACGCTCACAATCTTCGTCATCATCGTCCTCGCGGCCATCATCTACAGCGTGTTCAATTTCCTCTCACCTGCGAATCTCGACATCCCATCGGTGATGCTACTCGCCGTCGTCACCGGCGTGTTTACTCTGATTCCACTCGTCGGGCGGTCGGTCGTGTATGCGTTCATCGTTGGGATACTCGCAATCGATGCGCTTCAGATTAACCCAGCCTTGCTCTGGATACCCATCGTGTTCTTCCTTCTCATGGTCCTCGTCTTCGATAACGTGGTCAGGACCTACATCCGACCGTACCTCTCTGGAAAAACGTACGACATGGGACTCGTCATGTTCGCGTACCTCGTTGGGCCAGCACTCTTCGGGTGGTACGGTATCTTCATGGGGCCCCTCGTGATGGTTGTCGTCGTCGAGTTCATCGTCAACGTCTTACCACGGTTTGCAAACGTCGAACCTGAGGAGGGAGACAGTGTCGACGATGAACCACTGGACCACGAACTCGGTGGCGGTGCAGTCGAGTACGACGAGTCTCCCGATTCAGAAGGAGGTGTCTCTCCCAGCTAACGACTCCCGACCTCTCGGTCGTTCGAATACCATATCCAATCATATCCTCACGTGACGTATCTCGAATCAGGAATAGTTCGCCTCGACCCCGTCAGAACCAGTACATCGAGCGAGACGAACGAAGAGATGTCGACTATGTCCCAACACACGACTGGACGAGACGAACCGCGGTACTACTTCATCAGCGACTTGCACATCGGTGGCGACGAGCAACTGCAGAACGTCGAGTTCAAAGACGAACTCCTCGCGTTTCTTCGGACACTCGAAGCGGCCGACGAGAACGCAGAACTCATCGTCAACGGCGATGCGTTCGGGTTGTGGGAGTTCACCGAACTCGAAGGACTCGAGAAATTCGACGCACTGGTCGACCGATATCCAGACCTCTTCGAACAGTTTCGAGCCACCGGAGCGCAAATCCCAATCACGTTCATCCCCGGAAACCACGATTACGAACTGGCGTGTTACGCAGAGTACGTCGACAGACTCGCCGAGTACAACATCACCCTCGAACAGGAAGTCGTCATCACGCGCCCCGTCGGTGGCCGGACCATCTGGGTCGAACACGGCCAACAACGAGACCCGAACAACAAAAGCCCAGATTTCGGAAACCCGTACGCCAATCCACCGGGCTACTTCGTGAACCGCCACATCACGAGTCGCGCCGGGAAGCTATCGGGGCGCGGGAAGTTCAATTGGCTCAAAGACATCCAGTCGGTGACGCCGATGACCCAGATACCCGAGTGGATGATTTCGAAGTACTTCTACCGCGAGATGAGTCCGTTTCTCCGGTACGCGTCGCTCCCGTTTCTCCTCTTGTTCAACGTGAGTGTCCTGTACCTCGTCGCGTTCTTGCTCTCTCTGTTCGGAATCTGGTCAGAACCGTTGTCTATCGTGGATTCGTTTATCAGGTTCATCGGATTCGCCGGCGTGCTCATCGATATCGTTCTCGTCGTGAACATCGTCGTCATCGTGATTCTGCTGTTACTCTCGGTTCCACTCTTCTTCGTCGTGAGAGATATCCGAAAGACACTCCAGCGATTTGGGTTGGTAGAGGAAGCCGACCCACAGGACGTTTCGGACGCGTACATCGAAGGTGCACGAGAAGTGTTCGAGGAGAATCCCGACGTCGCGGTGTTCGTATACGGACACACCCACCGCGCCTCGCTCAACGAAGTCGACGATAGGGCAGTCGTCAACACCGGGACATGGTTGAAACGATTGCACCGAAAGTCTGTCCTGCTCGGAATCCTCCCATTGGTGTTCTACTCGTCGTTTCGCCTCAACTACTTCGTGATATCACCAGCAGACGGTGCAGTCGCCATCGAATATCATCGCATCGAAAAGGAAGACCCAAGAGACCTGACCCTGCTCGAAAAACTACTCACGCGAAAGCCGAAAATCGAGGATTCGATTCCGAAGCGGACCCTCGTCGGGACTGAATGGGAATCGGGGGCAGAACTCGAGACACAACCGACGCACCAAATGTCGGCAGACGGCCGCCGACCGACGGGTGAGACAACACCTGACGAATAGTGAACAGGGGATAGTCGCGCCTGTGACGTCCCCTCGTCCATCGAAAACACCATCCGTGCGGCGGGACACCCGAGTCCTCGGTCAGACCTCGGCGATGCATCTGAAACTCACGTGGTTAGTCGAGGTGTCGATGGGTTCAGGATAGCGCGCCGCCGGACGATATCTGAAGCAATAGTTCGGCGCACAGAGATGCGAACCGCCTTTGAGCACCTTTCGGGGGACCCTCGTTGGGTCCTGTGGGTGGATGCTCTGTTCTTCGGTGACCCCCCGCGGGTTCGTCGGCGTACAGCACGTCGGTGTCGCTGACGAACCCGCAGTCGGGTCGTCGCTGTACCAGTCACGGGTCCACTGCCACGCGTTCCCAGCCATGTCGTAGAGTCCGTACTCGTTCGGAGGGAATGCCCCGACTGGTGACGTCCGTTCGTAGCCGTCGAGTTTCTGATTCTCGTACGGGAACTGTCCTTGCCACGTATTCGCCATCAACTGTCCGTCGACGACGTGGTCGTCGCCCCAGACGAACCGCTTTTGTTCCAACCCCCCGCGTGCGGCGCGTTCCCACTGCGCTTCGGTCGGGAGCGTCTTGCCAGCCCACTCTGCGTAGGCGACAGCATCCTCGTACGCGACGTGGACGACAGGGTGGTCCATCATATCCTCGATAGAACTGTCCGGGCCGAGAGGGTGCCGCCAGTCGGCATCGGGGACGTACTCCCACCACTGGTTGGGGTTCTGAAGGTCGACGGGGTGATTCGGTTTCGTGAACACGGCGGACCCGGCCACGAGATTGTCCGGGTCAACGTCGGGGTAGTCGTCAGGGTTCGGCGGACGTTCAGCGAACGTGGTATAGCCGGTGTCGTCGACGAATGCCGAAAACTCCGCGTTCGTCACGTGGTGTCTCTCCATCCAGAACCCATCGACACTGACCTCACGAGTCGGGCTTTCCTCCGGGTAGAATTCGTCAGACCCCATCGTAAACGTGCCACCGGGAATCCAGACCATGTTCTCCTGAGGTGGGTCGGTCGGTGCGTCGTCGCTCTGTTGGTCGGGTTCGTGACTCATTGTGAAGGTTGAGGTGTGCGGTAGTCGGAAACGCTCATGATTGCCTGCGTGGAGACTGGTCGCTCGTGAGCAGCTACGTCAATTGTATAACACGTGGAGAGATAAATTTCCCCCCACCGTCCGATTCCTACGTCGTGGTGAGTCAGTCCTCTCCAAGCGGTTCCGAGGCATCCGTCTCCAGTCGTTCGGTCCGCTCGGTTCGGGCGTACGCGTCGTACACCAGTCGAGCGATTGCGCCGACTCCCAACACGGCGATAGCCGTGTCGACGACCGGTCCTATAACTGGAATCGACACGAGTATCCCCACGACGAAGACACCGACGAGGAGACTCACCCAGCGGTTCTCGATTGGTTCACGGTCGACGTCAGCGTACGCGAGCACTCGCGGGACTGCTTCGAGAAGCCACACACCGACGGCGAACCTGCCGTAGACTGCACCGACCCACCAGAGGACGAGGAAGATGGCCCCGCCGGCGAGTGCCAGTGGAAGACCGAAGAGACTGACACCTAACAACACGAGGGCGATTGGGGTGAGGATGGCCGTCGCCAGTCCGAACCCAGCGGTTCGAACCGGGTCTCGAACGACGTTCGACGCGACCCGGTCCGAGAATCTCGGCAGCAACCCGACCAACAAGATGCCGAGGAGCAGGGTGACGAAGAAACCGTACGCGTCGAGGAACGAGATACCGAAGGGAAGTATCTGCGCAGGAATCGGGACGAAAGCCGACACGAGCAGGAACGGGAGTTGGACCGAAGACTGCCAGCGAGACACTGCCACCGGTTCACTCGTCGGTCCTGGTGTCGGTTCGGTCACACCGGGAGAATCCGACAGACCAACCAGTGATTGGTTCGATGTCCTTCCTTCCCCACCGAGCACTGTCCCATTGACTTGCGTTCTGACCGCTGTCGTCCGCAGTTGACCGTCGACTCTCGCGTCGTCCTCGACGGTGACCAAGATACTGATGGTATCGACGGTTCCCGCAACGTCACCGGAGACAGTCAAGGCACCACCAATTGCGTCGATACCATCACCGACAGTCCCTGCGGCGGTTGTGACACCGCTAAAGGCGGTGACTTTTCCACCGACCTGACCGGTGACATCGACGCGCCCTGCGAGTGCGGTTACGTCCCCAGTGACTTCACCGGAGACGACGACGTCACCCGCAAGTGCAGTTACGTCGCCGTCGACCGTTCCCAGAATAATCACCGTTCCACCGGCGGTGGTCAGGTCGTCGCTGAGTGTCTCACCTCGTTCCACCACGACTGTTGGACCAACCTCTGTCTTGGCGACAGCAACCCCAGGGATTGTGGAGAGGAGAACTATCGCCACTAGAATAGACGCGAGTGCCCAGTGTGAAGACCCGTTACGTTGCATACACGGACCTCCGGGAGGTGACGCTGTTCGAAATCGGTACTCCTCTCATTGGCTTCATCTCGTGTCTCATCGTCGTTCACTGCAGTACACTGCTGTGAGCACAGGTCAACCACTCAGATGGTGCTGAATTTCCGCTGGTTGGGCACCAACCAGTTCCGTTCAGGCGTCGACGAGAGCGTTCGCTCTCGCACGGTACACGTCCCAACGAGTGTTCAGCTATCAAGCTAGATAACAGTCTGGCAGGGAATAAATATATGTTACAAATTCCAGCACATTCTGGACAATCAAACGATTATTAGATGTTCAAATCAATATGTGTACCAATCTTTATCTTAATGTGGAACAACTAGTATCATATTCCAGTCGGTGCCCTATCGACGCACTGGCGGGTGAACACGGAGTGTCATCATGAGTCAGCAGTTACCCGAAGAGTGGTTCGTTCGTGACAAAAAGATAAACGCCACCATCGCGTGGGTAATTACTGCGGTTCTGGTCATCCTCGCAGTGCTCGGCTTTTTCGCAGGGTTGCTCGTCTTCATGACGATTGCTGCAGTCGCGGCGTTCGTTGCTATCACACCAGCAGTCGTCAACCGGTCGTGGACGCGAACCGTCTCGTGGCCACTCTTACTCCTCGCATCGATTCCACTCGTGCTCGGTGTCGGTCGCCCATCGTTCTTCAGCGACGTCGTCACGAGTCTCAGCATCGCGATGCTCGCGATGCTCGTCGTCGTCGCGTTGCAGATGACGACGACAGTCCGGATGACGCCACGGTTCGCTATCTTCTTCGTCGCCCTCTCGACCATGGCGTTCGCGGGGTTCTGGGCCGTCGGGTCGGCCATCTCGGCCCGATACCTCGGGACCGACTTCGTCGAGACGAACGAAGAACTGATGATTGTCTTCACCGCAGCGGCACTCGCTGGAATCGCCGGCGGGGTCATCTTCCGGTGGTACTTCAGAGGACAACTCAAGGCGAACGTCGAGGCACAACCCGACGTCGAGGTGGTAGCATGATGTCCGAAACGGAGGTTCAGAAGTCAGGGCGAGTCGAGCGAACAGTCGTCCGCGTCCTCCAAGTGTTGATGCTCGTCATCTTCGGCCTCGGGGTGTACTACGGGAATAGCGGCGTCTTTGTCAATGCCGGCGTCGGACTTCTCGTGACCTTGCTCCCGGGTGTCCTCAAGCGTCGCTACGACTTCACGATG contains:
- a CDS encoding bactofilin family protein, with the protein product MQRNGSSHWALASILVAIVLLSTIPGVAVAKTEVGPTVVVERGETLSDDLTTAGGTVIILGTVDGDVTALAGDVVVSGEVTGDVTALAGRVDVTGQVGGKVTAFSGVTTAAGTVGDGIDAIGGALTVSGDVAGTVDTISILVTVEDDARVDGQLRTTAVRTQVNGTVLGGEGRTSNQSLVGLSDSPGVTEPTPGPTSEPVAVSRWQSSVQLPFLLVSAFVPIPAQILPFGISFLDAYGFFVTLLLGILLVGLLPRFSDRVASNVVRDPVRTAGFGLATAILTPIALVLLGVSLFGLPLALAGGAIFLVLWWVGAVYGRFAVGVWLLEAVPRVLAYADVDREPIENRWVSLLVGVFVVGILVSIPVIGPVVDTAIAVLGVGAIARLVYDAYARTERTERLETDASEPLGED
- a CDS encoding formylglycine-generating enzyme family protein; translation: MSHEPDQQSDDAPTDPPQENMVWIPGGTFTMGSDEFYPEESPTREVSVDGFWMERHHVTNAEFSAFVDDTGYTTFAERPPNPDDYPDVDPDNLVAGSAVFTKPNHPVDLQNPNQWWEYVPDADWRHPLGPDSSIEDMMDHPVVHVAYEDAVAYAEWAGKTLPTEAQWERAARGGLEQKRFVWGDDHVVDGQLMANTWQGQFPYENQKLDGYERTSPVGAFPPNEYGLYDMAGNAWQWTRDWYSDDPTAGSSATPTCCTPTNPRGVTEEQSIHPQDPTRVPRKVLKGGSHLCAPNYCFRYRPAARYPEPIDTSTNHVSFRCIAEV
- a CDS encoding AI-2E family transporter, with protein sequence MQFSSSSDSWSSGALSRSTIGWIAVGLLLLGVVAWVAYSYLGWVLFGLFTYYVGRPITRRLSRWISSRSLAAGLTLTFIIVPILLFIAAFLSVALGQALTFLSSDAVATVVANLPISTTGLPEDPVELVVALSQSTDVSSALGQFGVAVGAFAATLFNVFLMLLFAFFLLIEDQKLSRWFQTNVLGTDSLATDYLRRVDRGLTSVFFGYTLTIFVIIVLAAIIYSVFNFLSPANLDIPSVMLLAVVTGVFTLIPLVGRSVVYAFIVGILAIDALQINPALLWIPIVFFLLMVLVFDNVVRTYIRPYLSGKTYDMGLVMFAYLVGPALFGWYGIFMGPLVMVVVVEFIVNVLPRFANVEPEEGDSVDDEPLDHELGGGAVEYDESPDSEGGVSPS
- a CDS encoding metallophosphoesterase, with amino-acid sequence MSQHTTGRDEPRYYFISDLHIGGDEQLQNVEFKDELLAFLRTLEAADENAELIVNGDAFGLWEFTELEGLEKFDALVDRYPDLFEQFRATGAQIPITFIPGNHDYELACYAEYVDRLAEYNITLEQEVVITRPVGGRTIWVEHGQQRDPNNKSPDFGNPYANPPGYFVNRHITSRAGKLSGRGKFNWLKDIQSVTPMTQIPEWMISKYFYREMSPFLRYASLPFLLLFNVSVLYLVAFLLSLFGIWSEPLSIVDSFIRFIGFAGVLIDIVLVVNIVVIVILLLLSVPLFFVVRDIRKTLQRFGLVEEADPQDVSDAYIEGAREVFEENPDVAVFVYGHTHRASLNEVDDRAVVNTGTWLKRLHRKSVLLGILPLVFYSSFRLNYFVISPADGAVAIEYHRIEKEDPRDLTLLEKLLTRKPKIEDSIPKRTLVGTEWESGAELETQPTHQMSADGRRPTGETTPDE